The Mytilus edulis chromosome 12, xbMytEdul2.2, whole genome shotgun sequence genome contains a region encoding:
- the LOC139498213 gene encoding kelch-like protein 12, with protein METCNPFKLYLKDFQNGMQHLREDDLFHDVVLDVQGQTFPCHRVILSAFSNYFRGMFVSGMVESNKNIIELKGLEAKCISKVLDYLYGNITIDPIAAEDILAIAVYLQIDCLRETCELTLGSNLDNSNVIRLWNMSSKEYPECTILRNFCEVYMLSNFSDFSNSAEALHLEPNEVIFLLQHEELCAPTEDVVCEFLMHWFQHDLENRKCYLEDLFKCSNFPLLSGDCLTRFIEHFPLMREDCLQPFVQDAIVYQSNPAVQLDNLTSAMDFRLRSSRETSIVVISFAQNVSDAGLHIEMWRYGLHEKHWEKMASLPSYPGIGFSTCTYGESTIFLSGGSTASTFFKFDGSDNRWEQMENLPETRCRHCMVGLDDYIYILGGTTSRRTNAIERFCLDLNTWERCGDLQMAVDDSSVATAHDKIYVFGGFSPDFDILKMVQCYDTVTKTTTIVSVVPNMYDLIDAVGTNDNIYIIGRQSGKVMKFIVDNAFEPVRVIPRLQDSYGIIKHGDSLFLLINDSEESDDIEDRSITSVVEVNLKTGEKTVDHNPLLNTKFDCHCHKLVISKNTYSFKFNRIG; from the coding sequence ATGGAGACCTGCAACCCTTTTAAACTTTACTTAAAAGATTTCCAAAATGGAATGCAACATCTCCGGGAAGATGATTTGTTCCATGATGTTGTCCTTGATGTCCAAGGTCAAACCTTTCCTTGTCACAGAGTTATCCTTAGTGCATTTTCAAACTACTTCCGGGGAATGTTCGTATCGGGAATGGTTGAAAGcaacaaaaatattattgagtTGAAAGGTTTGGAGGCTAAATGTATATCAAAAGTATTAGACTATCTCTATGGTAATATAACCATAGATCCAATAGCTGCAGAGGACATTTTAGCGATAGCCGTTTATCTACAAATCGACTGTTTAAGAGAAACTTGCGAGTTGACTTTAGGAAGTAATTTAGATAACTCCAACGTTATACGATTATGGAACATGTCATCAAAAGAATACCCAGAATGCACTATTCTTAGGAACTTTTGTGAAGTTTATATGCTATCAAACTTTTCAGATTTTTCAAACTCAGCTGAAGCATTGCATTTAGAACCAAATGAAGTCATATTTCTATTACAACACGAAGAATTGTGTGCTCCAACTGAGGATGTGGTATGTGAGTTTTTGATGCATTGGTTTCAACATGATCTTGAGAACAGAAAATGTTATTTGGAGGACTTATTCAAATGCAGTAACTTTCCTCTTCTTTCTGGTGACTGCTTAACAAGGTTCATTGAACACTTTCCGTTGATGCGCGAGGACTGTTTACAGCCTTTTGTGCAGGATGCTATTGTTTATCAAAGCAATCCAGCTGTTCAGCTAGATAACTTGACTTCTGCCATGGACTTCCGTTTAAGATCTAGTAGAGAAACATCTATAGTTGTTATAAGCTTTGCGCAGAATGTTAGTGATGCTGGATTGCACATCGAAATGTGGCGCTATGGATTGCACGAAAAACATTGGGAGAAAATGGCTTCCCTTCCATCTTACCCTGGTATAGGTTTTTCTACATGTACTTACGGTGAATCCACTATTTTTCTCTCAGGTGGTAGTACAGCAAGCACATTCTTTAAATTTGATGGCTCAGATAATCGGTGGGAACAAATGGAGAATTTACCCGAAACCCGATGTAGACATTGCATGGTAGGACTGGATGATTATATTTATATCTTAGGTGGGACTACAAGTAGGAGAACAAATGCTATTGAAAGATTCTGTTTAGATTTAAACACTTGGGAAAGATGCGGTGATCTCCAAATGGCCGTTGACGACTCATCCGTTGCAACAGCTCATGACAAAATCTACGTTTTTGGCGGATTTTCTCCAGACTTTGACATACTAAAAATGGTACAGTGCTATGACACAGTCACTAAAACAACAACAATTGTCAGTGTAGTTCCAAACATGTATGATCTTATTGATGCTGTTGGTACAAACGACAATATCTATATCATAGGACGGCAAAGTGGCAAGGTAATGAAGTTTATTGTCGACAATGCTTTTGAACCGGTTCGGGTTATACCGAGGTTGCAGGATTCATACGGAATAATCAAACACGGTGATTCTCTTTTCCTACTTATCAATGACAGTGAAGAAAGTGACGATATTGAAGACCGATCTATAACCTCAGTTGTAGAGGTTAATCTGAAAACTGGAGAGAAAACAGTGGATCACAACCCACTTTTGAATACTAAATTTGATTGCCATTGTCATAAATTAGTAATTTCTAAAAATACTTACAGCTTTAAATTTAATAGAATAGGCTGA
- the LOC139498214 gene encoding clavesin-2-like isoform X1: MAEFGWGLSEELKKKAKRELNEDPDEIKDAILGVREQIITRPDITFLRTDDTFILRFLRARKFDTFEAFKLYGRYFEFRQDNSDIFKKFQASEPGIKDALLDGLPGVLPNHDHFGRKIFVLYSANWDNGRYGLDSIYRSILLTLEKLIDEDEAQINGFVIIVDWSQFTFKQSMWLSPKVLKQMIEGLQDCFPARFGAVHFVNQPWYIEAMFKLLKPFLKEKSRDRIHMHGINLGTLHNYIHKEVLPAELGGTLPPYNNLIWAKELIGDESFSFGDKQIYWPDYCFSYKNRSESLPSELYTKGEYEEKEVSKDKEDIIKTKPKLTSSKSLGNTRAHLDEEFFLIE, translated from the exons ATGGCAGAATTTGGTTGGGGTTTATCAGAGGAACTTAAAAAGAAGGCTAAACGGGAGCTTAATGAGGATCCTGATGAAATAAAAGATGCAATACTTGGTGTACGGGAACAGATTATCACAAGACCAGATATTA CTTTCTTAAGGACAGATGATACTTTTATATTACGATTCCTGCGAGCTAGAAAGTTTGATACATTTGAAGCATTTAAACTGTATGGGAGATATTTTGAATTTCGCCAGGACAATTCAGATATTTTTAAGAAATTCCAGGCATCAGAACCTGGAATAAAGGATGCCCTACTTGATGGTCTTCCAGGGGTTCTTCCAAACCATGACCATTTTGGtcgtaaaatatttgttttgtattctgCAAACTGGGACAATGGCCGCTATGGCCTAGATTCTATATATAGATCCATTTTATTGACGTTAGAGAAGTTGATAGATGAGGATGAGGCTCAGATTAATGGTTTTGTTATAATAGTAGATTGGAGTCAGTTTACTTTTAAGCAGTCAATGTGGTTGAGTCCAAAAGTTCTGAAACAGATGATAGAAGGATTACAG GACTGTTTTCCTGCCAGGTTTGGAGCAGTTCATTTTGTTAACCAGCCTTGGTATATAGAAGCCATGTTTAAGTTACTGAAGCCTTTCCTCAAAGAAAAGAGTAGAGATAGG aTTCATATGCATGGTATCAACTTGGGAACGTTACACAACTACATACATAAAGAGGTATTACCTGCTGAGTTAGGAGGTACTTTACCTCCATATAACAACCTCATCTGGGCAAAGGAACTGATTGGGGATGAGAGTTTCAGCTTTGGCGACAAGCAAATCTATTGGCCAGACTACTGCTTTTCTTACAA gaACAGATCTGAGTCATTACCAAGTGAATTGTACACAAAGGGTGAGTATGAAGAAAAAGAAGTTAGTAAAGATAAGGAAGACATTATAAAGACCAAACCAAAGTTGACAAGTAGCAAGTCACTAGGGAATACAAGGGCACATCTTGATGAAGAATTCTTTCTTATAGAATAA
- the LOC139498214 gene encoding clavesin-2-like isoform X2 yields MNSQILGVREQIITRPDITFLRTDDTFILRFLRARKFDTFEAFKLYGRYFEFRQDNSDIFKKFQASEPGIKDALLDGLPGVLPNHDHFGRKIFVLYSANWDNGRYGLDSIYRSILLTLEKLIDEDEAQINGFVIIVDWSQFTFKQSMWLSPKVLKQMIEGLQDCFPARFGAVHFVNQPWYIEAMFKLLKPFLKEKSRDRIHMHGINLGTLHNYIHKEVLPAELGGTLPPYNNLIWAKELIGDESFSFGDKQIYWPDYCFSYKNRSESLPSELYTKGEYEEKEVSKDKEDIIKTKPKLTSSKSLGNTRAHLDEEFFLIE; encoded by the exons atgaattcacagatACTTGGTGTACGGGAACAGATTATCACAAGACCAGATATTA CTTTCTTAAGGACAGATGATACTTTTATATTACGATTCCTGCGAGCTAGAAAGTTTGATACATTTGAAGCATTTAAACTGTATGGGAGATATTTTGAATTTCGCCAGGACAATTCAGATATTTTTAAGAAATTCCAGGCATCAGAACCTGGAATAAAGGATGCCCTACTTGATGGTCTTCCAGGGGTTCTTCCAAACCATGACCATTTTGGtcgtaaaatatttgttttgtattctgCAAACTGGGACAATGGCCGCTATGGCCTAGATTCTATATATAGATCCATTTTATTGACGTTAGAGAAGTTGATAGATGAGGATGAGGCTCAGATTAATGGTTTTGTTATAATAGTAGATTGGAGTCAGTTTACTTTTAAGCAGTCAATGTGGTTGAGTCCAAAAGTTCTGAAACAGATGATAGAAGGATTACAG GACTGTTTTCCTGCCAGGTTTGGAGCAGTTCATTTTGTTAACCAGCCTTGGTATATAGAAGCCATGTTTAAGTTACTGAAGCCTTTCCTCAAAGAAAAGAGTAGAGATAGG aTTCATATGCATGGTATCAACTTGGGAACGTTACACAACTACATACATAAAGAGGTATTACCTGCTGAGTTAGGAGGTACTTTACCTCCATATAACAACCTCATCTGGGCAAAGGAACTGATTGGGGATGAGAGTTTCAGCTTTGGCGACAAGCAAATCTATTGGCCAGACTACTGCTTTTCTTACAA gaACAGATCTGAGTCATTACCAAGTGAATTGTACACAAAGGGTGAGTATGAAGAAAAAGAAGTTAGTAAAGATAAGGAAGACATTATAAAGACCAAACCAAAGTTGACAAGTAGCAAGTCACTAGGGAATACAAGGGCACATCTTGATGAAGAATTCTTTCTTATAGAATAA